TTTATTTACAATTAAGATATGAGTTTTAGGTAAGAGAGGTTGTTTATTTCAGCGATGCAGGAATTAGACGAGATAAAAGTGAAGTGGGCATACCCTTTAAAGAAAAAAATCCTTTTAGGGCTCATGGGGTTTTTGACGCTCTCCATTATGGCGGCAATGGTTTTTATTGTCTTGACGGTCAGAACCAGCCTGATTAATGACAGCAAGATTAAGGCACAGGAACTGGCTGATGCAATAAAATCGAATCTGCGAAGTCTTATGCTAATGCGAAACCCCTATGTAATGCAGGACACCTTTGACAATATAGGGAAGAATGCCGACTCAATAGTAAAGGCTTTTATCCTGGACAGGACAGGCAGGATTGCCTTTTCTACTGATAGAACTGAGATAGGAAAAGTCCTGGACAGACATGGTGAAAAGTCCTGTCAGGGCTGTCATCAAAAGGCAGATGCAGCGCCGTCAGAAAACGCCATAATTACAATGAGCAACGGTATTAAGGTGCATAGAAATGTAAAGGTCCTATACAATGAAGAGGCCTGTTATGGGTGTCATTCAAAATCAGACCGTATAAACGGGAAACTTATAATTGACCACTCCCTGAAACACACATATTCGCTTATTACATCAATAGAATTAATTGTCTTTGGTTCAGGAATAGCCTGCCTTGTTTTTCTTATTCCATTTTTGTCGAGGAAGATTGATAAATACATTGTTGAAATAATTAGTCAGAACGACGAACTCACATTGCTTTACACAATGGTAAACCGTCTTAGCAAAACTATAGATTTAGAAGAGTTAAAACATATAGTTGCTGGTATTCTCGCAAATACGCTTGGTGCGGATGAGGTTGATATAATACTCCCTAAGGACAACAAGGGATACAGGGTCTTTACCCTGATGGCAGGTAAAGACAAAATAATGCGTAAAAAGGTCAACAGAAATGACCCGATGCTATTGGTTATAAACGATTGGCTCAATAGTGGCTTTGACAGAGAAAATATCTCTGAAGACGGAAAACAGGTATATATGCCTATTGCAAAGGGGGATACCCCTCTTGCACTTATTGGCGTTAGAAAGATAGATGGAACATTTGACCCCCGGAGGTTCAGGCTTATCAGGGCAATAAGCGGTCATATAGCGATTGCCTTTGAAAATGCCCGGCTCTATCACATTGCAATAACCGATGAACTGACGCATCTTTATACACCGAGACATTTCAGATACTGTATTGACAGGGAGTTTTCATACTTTGAAAAGTATGGCGAGAAGATTACCCTCTTAATGCTGGATATAGATGATTTCAAAAAAATTAACGATACCTACGGGCATACTGTTGGTAATTCTGCGCTTAAAGGGGTTGCTCAATGTATACTGTCTTCTATAAGAGATAATGACCTCGCCTTCCGTTATGGAGGTGAAGAATTCACTGTGTTTCTCCCATCAACTGATGCCGGCGGGGGAAGGATTGCAGCAGAGAGAATAAGGAAAAATATTGAAAACTCTGTTTTTGAAAAAGGGACACATAATTTGAAGGTTACAATAAGCATAGGTGTCTCAACCTGCCCTGACAATGCGCATACCGCAAAAGACCTTATACTCACAGCAGATAAGGCGCTCTATAAGGCAAAAGAGACAGGGAAGAATAAGGTTATCGTGAGTAGTGAGGAATGAAAATTAAGTCCTCCTCTTCCATTTTCCGCCTCTGCTGTAATATAATAATTTAAAGTTGTTTCAAATAACTCTCAGAGAGAATATTCATAGAAATGCTTGTCGGTTATAATAATAACGTAACCTACAAGGGAAAGGTTTATCATGTCCAGACAGAGGACAGCGGATTGAACAACCCTATCATAGTTACGCTTCTGTATTTCAAGGGCACAATCCTGGCTTCAAAAAAAATAAGCTATTCTCACCTCATCGGAATCAAAGACATCAAAAAAAGCGTCAGGGAGTTGATGAAGGAACAGCACAAGGCAATACTCAAAGAATTGATTGCGGGAAAATATACCGGCGATGAGGCAGAAGAAGAGAAAAAGGAAGAACCGGTAAGCGTTGCAAGCATGGCTGAACCTGAAATGAAAAAAATCAAAGACAAAACTCTGGATGATATTCTTCTGGATTACATCATGCAAAGGGAGAAGAAAAAATGAGTCAGGTTTCTGCCTCAAAAGATATCGCATTTCTGAAAGAACAGGCAAAGGCAGTAAGGATTGAAATCCTGAAGATGCTTGCGGAGGCAGGCTCAGGCCATACAGGCGGCTCTTTGTCAGCAGCCGATATAGCAACCGCGCTGTATTTTTCCAAGATGAGGCATAATCCCAAAGACCCTGCGTGGGAGGAGAGGGACAGATTTATACTCTCAAAAGGCCATGCGGCGCCTCTGTTATATGCGGTTCTTGCCCTTTCAGGATATTTTGATAAGTCACTGCTGAATACATTGCGCAAGATCGGAAGCCCCCTGCAGGGGCATCCATGTTCAAAACTGCTTCCGGGCGTAGAAATATCAACGGGTTCGTTAGGACAGGGGCTGTCCATTGCGAACGGGATTGCAATGGGACTGAAAATGGACGGCATGAATTCACGTGTTTACTGTATTTTAGGAGACGGAGAAACTCAAGAAGGACAGGTGTGGGAGGCAGCGATGACAGCAGCCCATTACCGGCTTGATAACGTGTGCGCAATCATAGATAACAATGGCCTTCAGATAGACGGGCATTGCTGCGATGTAATGGCGCTTGAACCCATTGCAGAAAAATGGAGTGCCTTCGGATGGCATGTAATTGACATTGATGGGCATGACATGAAGGCTATTCTTGGCGCTCTCGATGAGGCTGAGGGAATAAAAGGGAAGCCTGCAATGATAGTTGCAAGGACGGTAAAGGGAAAAGGAGTCTCCTTTTTTGAAGGAAAGGTGCAGTATCATGGCATGGCTCCCACTTCAGAGGAATTGGAAAGGGCGTTAAAGGAGTTAGAATAATGGGTGAAAGAATAGCTACAAGGGATGCATACGGAGATGCGCTTCTTGAACTTGGCAAAAAAAGGAAAGAGGTTGTCGTGCTTGACGCAGACCTCTCAGGCTCTACAAAGACAGCAAAATTTGCAAAGGTTTTCCCTGAGAGATTTTTTAATATCGGAATTTCCGAGCAGGATTTAATCGGCACAGCAGGCGGCCTTTCGCTTGCAGGCAAGCTGCCCTTTGCTTCTACATTCGCTGTTTTTGAGACAGGGAGGGCGTGGGAGCAGATAAGGCAGACAATCTCTTATTCAAGCCTGAATGTGAAACTCGTTGCAACTCACAGCGGGATTACCGTTGCCGAGGACGGCGCATCGCATCAGGCCATAGAAGACATTGCCCTCATGAGAGTCCTTCCCAACATGACCGTGATTGTGTCTGCGGACGGTATAGAGACAAAACAGGTCATTGCGGCAATAGCTGATTTTTACGGGCCTGTTTATGTCAGGCTTGGAAGGTCCAAGGTGCCTGTGGTTATGCCTGATGACTATAAATTCACAATAGGCAAGGCGCATAAATTCCATATAGGAAAAGATGCAAATATAATTGCGGCAGGCATAATGGTTTCTGTTTCGCTTGATGCAATGGAGCTGCTGAAAAAAGAGGGGATTGATGCAGGCGTGATAAATATGCCCACTGTCAAGCCGTTGGACAATGATGCGGTTATTGAGGCTGCGAGGGCGTCAGGATTAATTGTAACGGCAGAGGAGCATTCTGTTATAGGCGGGCTCGGCGGAGCGGTGTGTGAATTCCTCGCTGAGAATTATCCGGTGCCTGTAAAAAGAATCGGGATTAAGGACACTTTCGGCTGTTCCGGGCCTTCTGATGAACTGATGAAATTATACGGGTTGACAGCAGAGGATATTGTAAGGACTGTTAAACAGGGATTGAAGAGATAAATTATGATACATTTTTCCAATGTCACTAAGCTTTATGAAAAGCAGGCGGCTCTTAAGAACATAACCTTTTCCATAGAAAAAGGCGAAATGGTTTTTATGACAGGGCCGAGCGGCGCAGGGAAATCCACGCTCCTTAAGATTATCTATTTTTCGGAAAAACCTGATGAGGGCAGCGTAACCATAGCGGAATGGGATTTAAGCAAGCTTAAGGAATCAAGCATTCCGTTTTTAAGGAGAAACATAGGGGTGGTTTTTCAGGACTTCCGGCTTCTTGACAACAGGAATGTCTTTGACAATGTTGCCATAGCCTTGCGCATACGGGGCATGCTGGACAGCGCGATACAGGACCGGGTGATGGAAACACTGAAGATGGTAAATTTAAGGCATAAGGCAGACAGTTTTCCGCGGGCTCTTTCAGGCGGAGAACAGCAGAGAGTGGTTATTGCGCGCGCAATTGTCGGAGAGCCGACAATCCTGCTTGCTGATGAGCCGACAGGCAACGTTGACCCTGACACTGCGGCAGGAATTACGCGCTTGTTTAAAGGTGTAAACGCAAGGGGAACTACAGTTGTTATCGCTACACATAACAGGGAACTTTACAGGAATACAGGGCGGAGAGTGTTCAGGATTGACAACGGTAATATAGTCGGAGAGGAGATAGGATAATGTATCTTTTATATTCGTTAAGACTTGCCATCCAGAGCTTATGGCGTGAAAAGTGGATAAACCTCCTCTCAGTGCTGACAATCGCGGCAGGGCTGTTTATGATCACACTCACATTTTTTGTTGTTTATAACATAGACCTGGCAACAAAAAGACTTCCGGCAAGGTTCTCCGTAATGCTTTACCTGAATGACGGGCTGTCAGAACAGGAAACAGAAAGCATAATTGCACAACTGAAAAAGAATAATGCCGTTGAACAGGCAAGATATATAGCAAAGGATAAGGCGCTGGAGGAATTAAAAGGCGTTTTAAAGAATGCAGATTATATTCTTGAGGGCATTGACGAAAACCCTCTCCCTGCATCAATTGAGATTAAGCTTAAGAAAGAATCCGTCAATATCGCAAGCGTTAAGAAGGTTGCCGCAGAGATTAAAAAAATAAAAGGCATTGCAGAGGTGGAGTACGGAGAACAATTCCTTAATTCCATCCACTCTATCAAAGGAATGGCAAAGGCAGGCAGTTTATCTCTTATTATCATAATGTCGGCAGGAGTGATTTTTGTATGTTACAGCACCATAAAGATTGCGTTTTACAGGAGAAAAGAAGAGATAGAAACATTTAAACTTCTTGGCGCAACCAGGGGATTCATACGGGCGCCTTTTGTTATAGAGGGGAGCGTGCTCGGGATGTTCGGCGGGATTGCAAGCATGGCAGCCGCGTTCGTATTTTACTATGTGCTGTTTTATAAGGTTACCGCTGCTATCCCAATACTGAAAATCCTTGTATTCCCTATTGAAACTTTCCCGGCCCTTCCTGTTGCCGGATTGCTGTTAGGCATAGGAGGCGCTGTAATTGCGCTGGGAAGAATAAGATTCTCCTGAAAAGATGCACGATACACGATGCACGATACATGATACACGAAAAAGACAAGCTCTCTATCTTGCATCCTGCATCTTGTATCTTGCATCAATTTTTCTATTCACTGACACTGCTTCTGCCGCCAAAGATCCCAAGGAAGAATACAAGAAGCTTCAAAAAGAAATAGATACCCACAAGGAAAAACTCGAGAAAGCCAGGAGGATGGAGCATTCGGTCCTTGAAGAACTCGACAGGACGAATAAGGACCTCAGCCAGACTCAGGCGGAGTTAAGAAAATACATTGGAAAGCGAAAGGTTACGGAAAATGAGATACGCAAGGTTGAGGCAGACATATCGGTAAACAGAGCAAAACTCGAAAGGCAGGCAGAGTGGCTTAAGAGGAAACTTCGCGTTATGCAGAAGTATGGGTATTCAGGCGATGGTGTGATTCTGCTTTCAACTTCGGAGGACATAGCTCAGTTGATGAGAAGGTGGAGGTATATTAAGGAACTGGCAGAGTACGACCATAAGATGCTGAACAGCTATAAAGAGACCATAAAAAATCTTGCAGAGCAGGAAAGCCGTTTAAAGACGCTGCACGCCGAACTGAAAAAGAGTGAGGAAAAGATACAGGCAAACGAGAAGGCAATTGCAGAAAAGAAAAGAGGCAAAGAAATGCTTCTGTCCTCTGTAAGAAAGGAAAAATCTTCTTACGAAAAAATGCTGAAGGAATTAAAAGAGGCTTCCAACAGGCTTATGGAGATAATAAGGCGTTCTGAGGAAGCTGAGACATATGCCGCAAAGGGCTTTCACAATCTGAAGGGGAAGCTGGAATGGCCTGTCAAAGGGAAGGTTATAATCCCGTACGGGGCACAGAAAGACCCTCAGTTCAACACGCCGGTATTCAGAAATGGCATACATATAAAAGCAGCTGACAATACCTCAGCAAAGGTAGTGCATGGCGGTAAAGTCGTATTTGCCGATTGGTTCAAAGGTTACGGCCAGCTTGTTATAATAAGTCATGGGGAAGGCTATCATACCCTATATGCAAATTTAGCCGAGATTTTTTATAAGGTTGGAGATATAATAAAAGGACAGCAGGCCATAGGCAAGGTCGGGGAATCAGGAACCCTGAATGCGCCGGGCCTGTATTTTGAGGTAAGATATAAGGGGAAACCGCTTGACCCTATGCAGTGGTTAAAGAAGAGATAATTTTTTGACGCCTGTAAGGGAGGAAATGGGGGTTAAGGAGAAAATGAAAAAGAAAAGATTTGTTTTAACATGGATAATTATTCTGACAGTTGCCTTGAGTGGCGTCTTCATAGGCAGGATGTCGATCGGGAGTATGCGCGCCGAGGGCGAAGGTTATGAATATCTTAAGGTATTCACAGAGGTGCTCTCTCTTGTGAAGAAGAATTATGTTGAAGAAGTAACGACAAAGGATTTGGTATATGGCGCAATAAAGGGAATGCTTAATTCGCTGGACCCGCACTCAGCTTTTATGCCGCCGGAGGCATATAAGGATATGCAGCTTGACACAAAAGGCGAGTTCGGCGGAATCGGTATACAGATAGGACTGAAGGATGGGGTTCTGGATGGGGTTCTGACCGTAATAGCTCCTATTGAAGATACGCCGGCTTATAATGCAGGGATAAAGGCAGGAGATAAAATAATAAAGATCAACGGAGAGTCAACAAGAGATATGGGGCTGCAGGACGCTGTCAGCAAGATGCGCGGGCTAAAAGGCACTTCCGTAGCAATTACGATTATGCGTGAGGGCTGGAAAGATACAAAAGACTTTACGATTGTGAGAGATGTAATAAAAGTGAAGAGCGTGAAATCCAGGGTCATAGAAAATAATATCGGCTATGTGAAGTTAAGCCAGTTTCAGGAACGCACTGCGGATGACCTTGAAGCCGCCCTTTCCAAGCTTGAGAAGCAGAATATAACTTCACTTATCCTGGACCTCAGAAACAATCCGGGCGGGCTTTTGAACAGCGCTGTTGATGTTTCAAGCCAGTTTCTGCCGGCAGGCAAGGTTGTTGTATCCATAAAGGGCAGGAGCGGTGAAAAAGGAGAGTATCGGACAGAAGACGGCAAGGTTTCTGAGCAGGAAGCAAAGAAGGCAAAGATGTTCAGCGCTATTCCGATGATTGTCCTTGTAAATCAGGGAAGCGCGAGCGCCTCAGAGATTGTTGCAGGAGCGCTTAAAGACTGGAACAGGGCTGTCATACTCGGGGTGCAGACTTTTGGAAAAGGCTCTGTTCAGAGCGTTGTGCCTTTAAGCGACGGCTCAGGGTTAAGGCTTACAACAGCACGCTACTATACGCCAAAAGGCATCTCTATTCAATCAACAGGAATTACGCCTGATATTATTGTGAAATTGGAACAGAAAAATGGCGTGAAAGAACATACCGTAGTAAGAGAGAAGGACCTTGAAAGGCATCTCAAGAATGACCAGCTTGAGGAAAAGCAAAAGACACCCGAAGAAACAGCGCCCATAGAGGTCAGCGAAAAAGAGGATATTCAACTCCAGAGGGCCATAGACCTTCTTAAGACCTGGAAGGTTTTTAAAGAACTGCCCAAGGCAGCATAACAAAAAGTTAAAAGTTAATAATTAACAACTAATTCAATATTCAAGATTTAATATTTAAATTTTGAGTTTTGAATTTTAAATTTGTTTTATTAACTCTTAACTTATTAAAAGAATGTCCCGCATAATTTTTGACATAGAGACAAGCGGCAAAGACTTTGATTCCCTTGACAAGAGAACGAAGGAATACCTGCTTAGCTGGGCAGAGACAGAAGATGATATCAAGGATGTCAAGGAAAGCCTTTCATTCTATCCCTTAACAGGCGAAGTCATCACCATAGGCATTCTTAACCCTGATACAGACAAAGGCGCGGTATATTTCCAGTCGCCTGAAACACAAACCGCTCCTTTTGAAGAGAACGGGATAAAATTTGAAACAGGCACAGAAAAAGAAATTCTTGAAAAATTCTGGAATACGGTTAAAAGCTATAGAGAGATAATCACATTCAACGGAAGGGGCTTTGACTGCCCCTTCATTCTAATCCGTTCCGCTGTCCACAAGATAAAACCCACAAAAGACCTTATGCCCAACAGGTATAACGGCGCTCACATAGACCTCCTGGACCAGCTTACATTTTACGGAGCGTCAAGGCGCAGGTTCAGCCTTGATATGTGGTGCAAGACATTCGGCATTAAAAGCCCGAAAGAAGAAGGCATAACAGGATATGATATTAAAAATCTTTTTTCTGATAAGAGATATCTTGATATTGCAAGGTACTGCCTCGGAGATATTAAGGCAACAAAGGAACTGCTTGGTTACTGGGAAAACTACATAAAATTCGGAGTATAAAAAGTATAAGTAATCGAGCAGGAAGTGAGATTGCAACTTTTCACTTTTCACTTTAAACTTTCAACTTCTTAACCTGATAATGTATCATTCTTAAATGCTGCCAAAACCATTCTCAACAACAGGCATCGGAAGCCTTCCGCACAAAGATGCTGAAGAGGCGTGCAGGCTTATCCTCAAAACTTTTGACATTCCTTTCTGGCCCCAGCTTCCCAAGATGTCCTTCAGGGAGTGGATGATCCCTCAGTACTCGGAAGGAATGCCTTATATCAGGATAGATGCAGAAAAAGCACTGGTCTGGATTGAAAGAAACAAAAGCGATGAGCTTGAAAGGTTCTATGAGTCATGCACTGATGAAAGCAGGATTGCAATCTCTGATGATTATGGAAAAGGGCTTCATGCATTTCTCAAAATGATTAAAGCGCCTTTCGGGTTTCTCAAGGGGCATGTAACAGGGCCTCTGACCTTTACGCTCGGACTCAAAGACGCTGATGGAAGGCCGGTTTATTTTGATGAGGAACTCAGGGAAATAGCGCTTATGCTTCTTAAGGCAAAGATCAGATGGCAGATAGGCATGCTTAAGCAGTTTGCAGATAATGTGATTATATTTCTTGATGAGCCGATACTCTCTGCCCTCGGCAGCACAGCCTATCTCGGCGTAAACTCTGATGATGCAATGAGGCTTATAAGAGAGGCTTCAGATACGATAAAAGACAATGGAGGCATTTCAGGCATACATTGCTGCGGCAATGCCGACTGGCCTTCTGTGATGGGAACAGGCATAGATATCCTGAACTTTGACGCATACGGATATTTTGACACGCTCTTGATGTACAAGGATGATGTTGACAGATTTCTTGAAAGAGGAGGATGCCTTGCATGGGGGATTGTGCCGACAACAGATGCGATAAGGCGAGAAACTTTTGATTCGATAAGAAAACAATTTGACATGAAACTGGAAAAAATGTCAAAGGCAGTCTCATCAGGCCTTATTCTTTCAAGGATAATCCTTACGCCGTCATGCGGCACAGGCTCAAGGAGCATTGAGGAGGCATTAAAGATATTTCAGATGCTTATGCAGCTCAAAGAGGCGTATTCAAAATGAAAGGCGGAAAACAGAAACTGAAAAAGGGAATTTTCATCTCTCTTGAAGGCATAGAGGGGACAGGCAAGTCCACGCAGGCAAGGCTGCTTTCTGAATATCTCAGAAAGAAAGGATACGAGGCAGCGCTTACCGAAGAGCCCGGAGGCACGCCTATCAGCAGGCAGATAAGAAAAGTCCTTCTCTCAACTAAACATGACAAAATGGATTATATGGCAGAGCTTTTGCTTTATAATGCAGCGCGGATTCAGCACATAAAAGAAAAAATTATCCCTGCACTCAGCAAAGGAAAGATTGTTATCACAGACCGTTTCAGCGATTCCACTGCTGCGTATCAGGGCTATGGCAGGGGCATAAGCCTTAAGCTGATAGACTCTCTTGACAGGATTGCAACTGGCAGAATGAGGCCGGACTTCACAATACTCCTTGACCTTGATGTGAAAACAGGACTTATGCGAAACAAGCATATCAATAAAGTGGACAGGCTTGAACTTGAGGATGTAAAGTTTCACAAAAAAGTCAGGGAAGGTTTTCTCAAGCTTGCGGCAAAAGAACCAAAGAGAATAAAATTGGTAAAAGCCTCAAAGGGCATTGCTGAGATTCACAGGGAGATTGTGAGTGTTGTAAATAAGATTTTGGGATGACTGCCTGCATTGTTGGACGATTTTTCCTATATTTTACGAATATCGTTTTTAGTCCGTATTACCACAAAAGGCGAAATGCCGCAAAACTTATCCTATTGATTTTATTGCTTTTTTAACTTCATTAATATTTCGTTTTATGCTATATTATATCAAATTATCGCAAAAGGCGAATATTCGGATATTAATTGTTATGCGCAATGCTATGAAAGATAATAGAAGGAGCAAGAAAAGACATGATTAGAAACAATCAACTTCTATTTCTTAAGCTCAGCTTTATCATTGGAACAATCGCCGACTTTATTGTTGGAATAAATTGGTTGCTTATCAGCCTTGGATATAGTATTCCAAGCCTGATTTCTTCTTTTAAAGGTGCGGGAACAGATTACCGTTTTGCAATGTATATCGGTACGCTGTTTATGTTTGGCTGGACAGTTCTTCTTTTTTGGGGCTACTTAAAACCTCTCGAACGAAGAGGTTTGCTGATAATTACTGCTGTACTACTGTTGATTTCGATAATGATCGAATTGCTTTTTTATCGTAATATATTGGTCGGCATCGGTTTCATATCCGGGGTAATTTTAAGGCTCCTACTCATAGCCAAATTCACGTTTAGTTACTTCTATAGCTTGAAGAAATACGATTAACGGTATCGCAAAAAGGCAAGCAGACTAACGGGAATATCAACGAAGACGCATAACAATTCGCTCAAGAGGGACGCGGCAAAAACCCGCCGCGCCCCTTAGCTTGGCGTTAGGCGGAGACTATGAGAAATCTATTTAGCAAGATGTCCATTAAGATTGTCGCCATAATTTTCATTGTTCTTATGTTGTGTTGGCAATCCTTGTCGGCAAATATGGTGACACTCACCGGTTATGCTGCGGAGGTATACCGACGAGCGCAAAGCGGGCGCTGGTTTGCAGACGCCGTAAAATTAAATCCTGACATTATTCCCACATCCGATGGCCAGAGCTTTATTGTAGTATGGAAAGCGACCGGGAAAAATCCAAAACACTGGATTGTCTCGCTGCATGGCAGTCAGGGTTTTGCCACAGATGACCTCGCCATCTGGTATCCACATCTTAAAAATAGCGACGTAGGGCTTGTAAGCGTGCAGTGGTGGATCGGCACAGACGATACAACCAAATCCTATTACACACCGTTGCAGATCTACCGCGAAATTGATATTGCGCTCCAGAAACTTGGCGT
Above is a genomic segment from Nitrospirota bacterium containing:
- a CDS encoding transketolase family protein, producing MGERIATRDAYGDALLELGKKRKEVVVLDADLSGSTKTAKFAKVFPERFFNIGISEQDLIGTAGGLSLAGKLPFASTFAVFETGRAWEQIRQTISYSSLNVKLVATHSGITVAEDGASHQAIEDIALMRVLPNMTVIVSADGIETKQVIAAIADFYGPVYVRLGRSKVPVVMPDDYKFTIGKAHKFHIGKDANIIAAGIMVSVSLDAMELLKKEGIDAGVINMPTVKPLDNDAVIEAARASGLIVTAEEHSVIGGLGGAVCEFLAENYPVPVKRIGIKDTFGCSGPSDELMKLYGLTAEDIVRTVKQGLKR
- a CDS encoding GGDEF domain-containing protein, with the translated sequence MQELDEIKVKWAYPLKKKILLGLMGFLTLSIMAAMVFIVLTVRTSLINDSKIKAQELADAIKSNLRSLMLMRNPYVMQDTFDNIGKNADSIVKAFILDRTGRIAFSTDRTEIGKVLDRHGEKSCQGCHQKADAAPSENAIITMSNGIKVHRNVKVLYNEEACYGCHSKSDRINGKLIIDHSLKHTYSLITSIELIVFGSGIACLVFLIPFLSRKIDKYIVEIISQNDELTLLYTMVNRLSKTIDLEELKHIVAGILANTLGADEVDIILPKDNKGYRVFTLMAGKDKIMRKKVNRNDPMLLVINDWLNSGFDRENISEDGKQVYMPIAKGDTPLALIGVRKIDGTFDPRRFRLIRAISGHIAIAFENARLYHIAITDELTHLYTPRHFRYCIDREFSYFEKYGEKITLLMLDIDDFKKINDTYGHTVGNSALKGVAQCILSSIRDNDLAFRYGGEEFTVFLPSTDAGGGRIAAERIRKNIENSVFEKGTHNLKVTISIGVSTCPDNAHTAKDLILTADKALYKAKETGKNKVIVSSEE
- a CDS encoding ribonuclease H-like domain-containing protein → MSRIIFDIETSGKDFDSLDKRTKEYLLSWAETEDDIKDVKESLSFYPLTGEVITIGILNPDTDKGAVYFQSPETQTAPFEENGIKFETGTEKEILEKFWNTVKSYREIITFNGRGFDCPFILIRSAVHKIKPTKDLMPNRYNGAHIDLLDQLTFYGASRRRFSLDMWCKTFGIKSPKEEGITGYDIKNLFSDKRYLDIARYCLGDIKATKELLGYWENYIKFGV
- a CDS encoding transketolase, with the protein product MSQVSASKDIAFLKEQAKAVRIEILKMLAEAGSGHTGGSLSAADIATALYFSKMRHNPKDPAWEERDRFILSKGHAAPLLYAVLALSGYFDKSLLNTLRKIGSPLQGHPCSKLLPGVEISTGSLGQGLSIANGIAMGLKMDGMNSRVYCILGDGETQEGQVWEAAMTAAHYRLDNVCAIIDNNGLQIDGHCCDVMALEPIAEKWSAFGWHVIDIDGHDMKAILGALDEAEGIKGKPAMIVARTVKGKGVSFFEGKVQYHGMAPTSEELERALKELE
- a CDS encoding S41 family peptidase translates to MKKKRFVLTWIIILTVALSGVFIGRMSIGSMRAEGEGYEYLKVFTEVLSLVKKNYVEEVTTKDLVYGAIKGMLNSLDPHSAFMPPEAYKDMQLDTKGEFGGIGIQIGLKDGVLDGVLTVIAPIEDTPAYNAGIKAGDKIIKINGESTRDMGLQDAVSKMRGLKGTSVAITIMREGWKDTKDFTIVRDVIKVKSVKSRVIENNIGYVKLSQFQERTADDLEAALSKLEKQNITSLILDLRNNPGGLLNSAVDVSSQFLPAGKVVVSIKGRSGEKGEYRTEDGKVSEQEAKKAKMFSAIPMIVLVNQGSASASEIVAGALKDWNRAVILGVQTFGKGSVQSVVPLSDGSGLRLTTARYYTPKGISIQSTGITPDIIVKLEQKNGVKEHTVVREKDLERHLKNDQLEEKQKTPEETAPIEVSEKEDIQLQRAIDLLKTWKVFKELPKAA
- a CDS encoding dTMP kinase: MKGGKQKLKKGIFISLEGIEGTGKSTQARLLSEYLRKKGYEAALTEEPGGTPISRQIRKVLLSTKHDKMDYMAELLLYNAARIQHIKEKIIPALSKGKIVITDRFSDSTAAYQGYGRGISLKLIDSLDRIATGRMRPDFTILLDLDVKTGLMRNKHINKVDRLELEDVKFHKKVREGFLKLAAKEPKRIKLVKASKGIAEIHREIVSVVNKILG
- a CDS encoding peptidoglycan DD-metalloendopeptidase family protein; protein product: MHDTRCTIHDTRKRQALYLASCILYLASIFLFTDTASAAKDPKEEYKKLQKEIDTHKEKLEKARRMEHSVLEELDRTNKDLSQTQAELRKYIGKRKVTENEIRKVEADISVNRAKLERQAEWLKRKLRVMQKYGYSGDGVILLSTSEDIAQLMRRWRYIKELAEYDHKMLNSYKETIKNLAEQESRLKTLHAELKKSEEKIQANEKAIAEKKRGKEMLLSSVRKEKSSYEKMLKELKEASNRLMEIIRRSEEAETYAAKGFHNLKGKLEWPVKGKVIIPYGAQKDPQFNTPVFRNGIHIKAADNTSAKVVHGGKVVFADWFKGYGQLVIISHGEGYHTLYANLAEIFYKVGDIIKGQQAIGKVGESGTLNAPGLYFEVRYKGKPLDPMQWLKKR
- the ftsE gene encoding cell division ATP-binding protein FtsE; translation: MIHFSNVTKLYEKQAALKNITFSIEKGEMVFMTGPSGAGKSTLLKIIYFSEKPDEGSVTIAEWDLSKLKESSIPFLRRNIGVVFQDFRLLDNRNVFDNVAIALRIRGMLDSAIQDRVMETLKMVNLRHKADSFPRALSGGEQQRVVIARAIVGEPTILLADEPTGNVDPDTAAGITRLFKGVNARGTTVVIATHNRELYRNTGRRVFRIDNGNIVGEEIG
- a CDS encoding ABC transporter permease, yielding MYLLYSLRLAIQSLWREKWINLLSVLTIAAGLFMITLTFFVVYNIDLATKRLPARFSVMLYLNDGLSEQETESIIAQLKKNNAVEQARYIAKDKALEELKGVLKNADYILEGIDENPLPASIEIKLKKESVNIASVKKVAAEIKKIKGIAEVEYGEQFLNSIHSIKGMAKAGSLSLIIIMSAGVIFVCYSTIKIAFYRRKEEIETFKLLGATRGFIRAPFVIEGSVLGMFGGIASMAAAFVFYYVLFYKVTAAIPILKILVFPIETFPALPVAGLLLGIGGAVIALGRIRFS